From Candidatus Neomarinimicrobiota bacterium, the proteins below share one genomic window:
- a CDS encoding iron-containing redox enzyme family protein, producing the protein MNQTEVLDTLDALIQSRSILGHPFYEAWQSGELTRENIATYAKVYYPHVEAFPGYLESAVNCTVDPVIRSELEQNLADELSNPKPHSELWLDFAEELGQDRQLVTSTEPHPAAVSTISTFVRLTRRDIVSALAALYAYESQQPGVSREKMRGLRQHYGIRSEKGLAYFGVHASTDIRHREGEREALLRCLNGGASKEAALHAASDALDAYWKLLDGICQEVDLHLAN; encoded by the coding sequence ATGAATCAAACCGAAGTCCTCGACACCCTCGATGCGTTAATTCAATCGCGATCCATCCTTGGACACCCTTTCTACGAGGCATGGCAGAGCGGCGAATTGACTCGCGAGAACATAGCCACATACGCCAAAGTATATTACCCGCACGTGGAAGCGTTTCCGGGGTATCTGGAATCGGCTGTCAATTGCACGGTCGATCCTGTAATCCGGTCCGAACTGGAGCAAAACCTTGCCGATGAGCTGTCAAACCCCAAGCCCCATAGCGAGCTTTGGCTCGATTTTGCCGAAGAGCTCGGACAGGATCGACAGTTGGTCACATCAACAGAACCACATCCAGCTGCGGTAAGCACGATCTCGACTTTCGTACGGCTTACCCGAAGAGACATCGTTAGTGCACTGGCTGCTCTGTATGCCTACGAATCCCAGCAGCCGGGAGTGTCTCGCGAAAAGATGCGTGGTTTGCGCCAGCACTACGGCATTCGGAGTGAGAAGGGATTGGCCTATTTTGGTGTACACGCCTCCACCGACATCCGGCACCGTGAGGGAGAACGCGAAGCCCTCCTGCGCTGTCTCAACGGCGGGGCGTCCAAGGAAGCGGCTCTTCACGCAGCCAGTGATGCTCTCGACGCCTACTGGAAACTCCTGGATGGAATCTGCCAGGAGGTGGATCTCCATCTAGCCAACTAA
- a CDS encoding DNA alkylation repair protein: protein MTTVNHILTELKASSKPENVQGMARYGMAAENRMGVSVPNIRKIAKEAGKNHDLALELWKTAIPEARIAAAMIDNPEDLTEKQMEDWVKDFNSWDVCDQVCMNLFDKTPLAWKKILDWSVREEEFVKRTAFALIACLSWHDKSAEDEDFVKLLPVIKRGSTDERNYVKKAVNWALRQVGKRNRYLNEAAVRTAREIQQLDSKTARWISSDALRELEGEAVQRRLAL, encoded by the coding sequence ATGACCACTGTGAACCATATTCTTACCGAACTGAAGGCCAGCTCCAAGCCTGAGAACGTTCAAGGTATGGCCAGGTATGGAATGGCGGCCGAAAATAGAATGGGAGTATCGGTCCCGAACATACGGAAAATTGCGAAAGAAGCCGGGAAGAACCACGATCTCGCCCTAGAGTTGTGGAAAACGGCGATCCCGGAAGCCAGGATTGCAGCAGCGATGATCGACAACCCTGAGGACTTGACGGAGAAACAGATGGAGGATTGGGTGAAGGATTTCAACTCCTGGGATGTCTGTGACCAGGTATGCATGAACCTCTTTGACAAGACCCCTCTCGCATGGAAGAAGATCCTGGACTGGTCGGTTCGGGAAGAGGAGTTTGTGAAAAGGACCGCCTTCGCGTTGATCGCCTGTCTGTCCTGGCACGATAAGAGTGCGGAGGACGAAGATTTTGTGAAGCTTCTCCCTGTTATCAAAAGAGGATCCACCGATGAACGGAATTACGTAAAGAAGGCTGTGAACTGGGCTTTGAGACAGGTGGGAAAAAGGAATCGGTATCTGAACGAGGCTGCCGTAAGAACGGCCAGGGAAATCCAGCAGCTCGATTCCAAAACCGCCCGCTGGATTAGCTCCGACGCACTGCGGGAGCTCGAAGGGGAAGCGGTTCAGAGGAGATTGGCCCTGTGA
- a CDS encoding alpha-amylase family glycosyl hydrolase, translating into MIRPVFLGRILSGFLIVNGLFPVTSFAQTEIPWWNHAVFYEVFVRSFYDSDGDGVGDLRGLIQKLDYLNDGDPSTTSDLGITGIWLMPISQSPSYHGYDVVDYRSVEEDYGTLTDLVAFVDSAHSRGIRVITDLVLNHTSDQHPWFMESASSTDSPFRNWYVWEPDDPGYNGSWGQKVWHYRNGAYYLGQFWDGMPDLNYSNEDMKAEMFDVTRFWLDTLSVDGFRLDAIKHLFEDGPRMENAQETFDFLEEFRQFYKGINTEAMTVGEAWLPTNEVAPYSDGNKVDYCFEFDLASAIINGVKSEEPGSIVTQMNTVVGSYPSLQYATFLTNHDHDRVFEVLSQDMGKMKLAAAIYLTLPGVPFVYYGEEIGMTGSGRDENKRTPMRWTDGLNAGFSTGTSWHSANSGYVDSNVEKMREDENSLWHWYRKLISLRNENETLRLGNYYPLYGPVQSVCAYGRGTENEMAIILHNFRDDILESPGLTLDESDLPAGEYLVTDLVTGDSVGSVAIDQNGGFTAWKPYIELGPKGTALLRVSPLLLNATPGVHDE; encoded by the coding sequence ATGATTAGACCGGTATTTCTCGGAAGGATACTTTCCGGATTCTTAATCGTTAACGGTTTGTTTCCGGTTACATCTTTTGCACAGACTGAGATCCCCTGGTGGAATCACGCCGTATTCTACGAAGTCTTTGTGAGAAGTTTTTACGACAGCGACGGCGATGGTGTGGGTGACCTTAGAGGGCTCATTCAGAAACTCGACTATCTCAATGACGGCGATCCATCGACTACTTCAGATCTGGGCATCACCGGAATTTGGCTAATGCCCATTTCCCAATCACCCAGCTACCACGGTTACGACGTGGTGGACTACCGTAGCGTTGAGGAAGATTACGGCACTCTGACCGATTTGGTGGCTTTCGTAGACAGTGCCCATTCCAGGGGTATCAGAGTCATCACAGACCTTGTGTTGAATCACACGTCAGATCAGCACCCCTGGTTCATGGAATCGGCGTCCTCCACCGACTCGCCGTTTAGAAACTGGTACGTCTGGGAACCTGATGATCCAGGGTATAACGGTTCCTGGGGACAGAAGGTTTGGCATTACAGGAACGGCGCGTACTACCTGGGACAGTTCTGGGACGGAATGCCTGATCTCAACTACTCGAACGAAGATATGAAGGCTGAGATGTTTGATGTGACGAGGTTCTGGTTGGATACATTGAGTGTCGACGGGTTCCGGCTGGATGCCATCAAGCACCTGTTCGAGGATGGTCCCAGAATGGAAAACGCTCAGGAAACATTTGATTTTCTGGAAGAATTCCGCCAGTTTTACAAGGGCATCAACACGGAGGCCATGACCGTGGGCGAAGCATGGTTACCCACGAATGAGGTTGCCCCCTATTCTGACGGAAACAAAGTCGATTATTGTTTCGAGTTTGACCTGGCATCTGCCATTATCAATGGGGTAAAATCGGAGGAGCCGGGTTCGATTGTCACCCAGATGAATACCGTCGTAGGCAGCTATCCTTCCCTTCAATATGCCACTTTTCTCACCAATCACGACCATGACCGAGTATTCGAGGTGTTGTCCCAGGATATGGGAAAAATGAAACTTGCCGCCGCGATATATCTCACACTGCCAGGAGTGCCCTTTGTCTACTACGGCGAAGAAATCGGAATGACAGGTTCGGGCAGGGATGAGAACAAGAGGACTCCAATGCGATGGACTGACGGACTGAACGCCGGTTTTTCCACGGGTACGTCATGGCATTCCGCCAACTCCGGTTACGTTGACTCAAACGTTGAGAAAATGCGGGAGGACGAAAACTCCCTTTGGCATTGGTACAGGAAACTCATTTCATTGAGAAATGAAAATGAAACCCTGAGGCTCGGAAACTACTATCCTCTGTATGGTCCTGTTCAGTCAGTGTGCGCTTACGGAAGAGGAACAGAAAATGAAATGGCCATCATTCTTCACAACTTCCGCGACGATATTTTGGAAAGTCCGGGGTTGACCTTAGACGAATCGGACTTGCCTGCCGGGGAATACCTTGTCACCGATTTGGTGACCGGTGATTCAGTGGGATCCGTGGCTATCGACCAAAATGGAGGTTTTACGGCGTGGAAGCCGTACATAGAATTGGGCCCAAAAGGGACAGCTCTGCTCAGAGTTTCCCCTCTTCTTCTGAACGCAACGCCTGGAGTTCATGACGAGTGA